The Pyrenophora tritici-repentis strain M4 chromosome 8, whole genome shotgun sequence genome contains a region encoding:
- a CDS encoding ComEC, membrane metal-binding protein: MLVITPTATTTPVFTAASTNIATAAPTLPILAIHSVLAALAIPAAPAVLAAPALANYAPTISALTALTPAAFTLNAPTPTVTALIAATLNALALTAIALATLAILATTTLLPLLLLLFLLLLLLRLLLLRPALATLTPTALTPPHSAILPITASALATSSISTIPVLLAALAFPAVPAVSTALFCPLPPTPPPPAVTAVSAAATAPLVAALTTLATFAFLAALNIFAINPTASVLAAPDTLTISTVLTLSLVLVTCTALNILITTPTTPAPVAASAPAILAAYNILTSTSYLLQLIYTSGYCYCYCYSPTFAILATLTVLTILAVLTILAVLIILAASAVLTILAVLVVLAASAVLTILAVLVVLAASLAVLVVLAASAVLSTLTALTILAVPAVLAIATINLIVNSLAVRPFLALPLLLLLSSQSSQSP, from the exons atgctcgttattactcctacggctactactacacctgtgtttactgccgcttctacaaatatcgccactgcggcccctacgcttcctattcttgctatccactccgtccttgctgctctcgccattccagctgctcctgctgtcctcgctgctcctgctctcgctaattacgctcctactatttccgcccttactgctcttactcctgcagcttttactcttaatgcgcctactcctacggttactgctcttattgctgctactcttaatgctctagctctcactgctattgctctcgctactctcgctattcttgctactactact ctcctacccttgctactcctgctattcttactgctcctgctcctacggctcttacttctacgtcctgctcttgctactcttactcctaccgctcttactcctccgcattccgcaatcctccctattactgcttctgctctcgccacttcctctatctctactatccccgtccttcttgctgctctcgctttccccgctgttcccgctgtctctactgctctcttctgccccttacctcctacgcctcctccacctgcggtaactgcggtttcggcggccgctaccgctcctcttgtcgctgctcttactaccctcgctactttcgctttccttgctgctcttaatatcttcgctatcaatcctacggcttctgttctcgctgctcctgatactcttactatctctactgtccttactttgtcccttgtccttgtaacttgcactgctcttaatattcttattactactcctactacccctgcacctgttgccgcttctgcccctgctatccttgctgcttataatatccttacttctacctcttacctcttacagcttatatacacctccggctactgctattgctactgctactctcctactttcgctatcctcgctactcttactgtccttactatcctcgctgttcttactatcctcgctgtcctcattatcctcgctgcttccgctgtccttacaatcctcgctgtcctcgttgtcctcgctgcttccgctgtccttacaatcctcgctgtcctcgttgtcctcgctgcttccctcgctgtcctcgttgtcctcgctgcttccgctgtcctttctacccttactgcccttactatcctcgc